From the Exiguobacterium marinum DSM 16307 genome, the window AAAACACGAATTTCCTTGTTACCCGAACAGACGACTCTTGGAGAGGCACGCTTTTTACATGGGCATCAAGTCAAATGGAACGAGGACTGGGAACCGATCGTCGAGAAAGGGACATACCCGCTCGTCTTCATCGGACACAGTCACATTCCGGGTATTTATCGAAAAGGTAAATCTCTTCCATGGGAAATCGGGACACCGTTTCACTTGAAGAAAAAACGATATATTATCAACGTCGGCGCCGTCATCTTTGACCGGGAATGGTGTCTATATGACACGGAAGCCCGAACGGTGACACGGATGAAAGTGTGAGCATAGGAAAAGGACCTCAATTTTTTGAGGTCCTTTCGTCTGTCTTACATTTCTCCTGGAGCTTCGACACCGAGTAAACGGAGTCCCTCCGTCAAGACGAGCGTCACGGCTTTGACGAGAGCGAGACGTGATTGTTTGCCCGCATCGTCTTCTAGGACGCGGACATGGCCGTAATACTTGTTGAACGCTTGTGCGAGGTCAAGTACGTAACGGCTGATGATGGATGGTTCGCGGCGTTCATGAGCACGAGTGATGACGTGCGGGAACGCGTTGAGCATCGTGACGACATTCCATGAGTGGTCATCGTCTGCACCGGCGAACGGTGAGCCATCATAGTTTCCTTTACGAAGGAGTGAGTTGGCACGGGCATTCGTATATTGGACGTAAGGTCCTGTCTCGCCTTCAAACTTGAGCATGCTGTCGAGGTCGAATTCAATGTTGTTGATGCGTTCATTCTTTAAGTCGTGGAAGACGACTGCACCAACACCGACCATACGGGCAACGTCTTGTGCGTTCGCAAGGTCTGGGTTCTTCTGTTCGATGTTCCCTTGTGCCTTTTCAATCGCTTCTTTCAAGACTTCTTCAAGAAGAACGATGCGTCCTTTACGTGTCGACATCTTCTTCCCTTCCTGCAAAATCAAGCCAAACGGTACGTGATGCATTCCATCTACGAAGTCGTATCCAAGCTTACGAAGGACAGAGAAAAGTTGTTTGAAATGGAGCGCCTGTTCGCCACCAACGACATAATTCGCTTGAACGAAGTTGTACGTCTCGTAGCGATAAATGGCCGCTGCCAAGTCACGAGTCGCGTACAATGTTGCGCCATCTTTCTTCTTAATCAAGCATGGTGGCAAGTTCTCGTCTTCGAGTGAGACGACCATTGCGCCTTCACTTTCGACCAATAGATTTTTCGCTTCGAGCATCTCGACGACGCGTCCCATCTTATCGTTATAGAACGCTTCACCGTTGAAACTCTCGAACTTCACACCGAGGAGGTCGTATACTTTTTGGAATTCTTTGAGTGACTCGTCACGGAACCATTGCCAAAGTTCTGTCGCTTCCGCATTGCCATCTTCGAGTTTTTTGAACCAGGCACGACCCTCATCTTCGAGTTCCGGTTGTGTCTTCACCTCTTCATGGAAATGGACATATAACTTCAAGAGTTCTGCAATCGGGTTGGCACGAACCGCTTCTTCATCGCCCCATTTCTTGTATGCGACCATCAGTTTTCCGAACTGTGTACCCCAGTCTCCAAGATGGTTGACACCGACGACGTCATATCCGTTTTTACGTGCGATTTGGTTGATCGCATTCCCGATTACTGTCGAACGTAAATGCCCCATCGAGAACGGTTTCGCAATATTCGGTGATGAAAAGTCTGTCACAATCGTTTCATTGCGCGTCGCATGTGTTGCATAATCCGACTTCTCATCGAGCACCGTATTAATAATTTCTTTTGAAACGACATCACGGCTTAAGAAGACGTTGACGTAAGGTCCCGCCGCCTCGACTTTCGTGAACAATTCATCGTTTAATTCATTCGCGATATCTGTCGCAATCATGACAGGTGCTTTCCGGTAAGCTTTCGCCAATTGGAAACATGGGAAGGCGAGGTCACCGTGCGCCTCGTGTTTCGGCTTTTCAATCAGTGCTTCAATTTGGTCAATCGTAAGTTCTTCTCCGATGACACGTGATAACGCTTCTGCGTACTTGCGTTCATAACTCATTTGTATGTCCTCCTTCTTTTATTGCAGCTCATAAAAAAAACGCCCTTTGCAATAGATGCAAAGAGACGGGAATTCCCGCGGTACCACTCTTCTTGCCTGCATGATGCAGACCGCTTTATGGTGATAACGGTTCCCTCCGGCTACGCCTACTCTCATTTCGGATAGCATCTCAAAAGTGCGCTTCGCGACGTTTGTCAGCCCGGGCTCTCACCAATCCCCGAATCGCTTTGTTGACCAAATCGTCGTTACTCTCTTTTTCATCGACATTCGTCTATGCGGTTGAAAAGCAACTTCATTATAGAGGATATTCCCTGTATACTCAATGCTAGAATTCAATCATGATAGAAGAGAAGCAGGACTCTCACGAAATCCTGACGAATCTTTACTATTATATCTCGAAATTCCCCAAGCTAGGAGGGAACATATGAACCACTTTCGCAAGATGTCCGTGCTCGGCTGGAGTATATGGAGCGTTTTATTCCTCTTCACCATCGGATTATTTGCATTGGATATCCTGCACGCCCCGACCATCGATCCGTTGTCGTTTATTTTAATCTCATTACTCGTCATCATTTTTCAACTCGACTCAATCGAAGTCAAAGGTGTGTACTTCACATTTTCTGAGAGTATCGTCTTAATCTTATTTTTATTTTTTGGATTTGAAACGGCACTCATCGTCAACCAAATTGGATTGTTTATTTTTCAATTTGCCAATCTGAAACCAAAAGTCGCCATTCGTCGATTCCGTTTCACTTATCCTTGGAACGCCATTACAGCTTATTTAGAAATTGTTATTCCGGCAGCTGTCTATCTCGCCATCGGTGGCGAGACCGGACTTGACTTTTATTCACAGGAATCTTTTGTTCCACTCGCCGGACTGTTTCTTGCAATTTTCTTAAACACCGTGTTCCAAAAATATCAGGTGAAATGGTGGTTCCGTGTCGACATCGCCTTGAGTGACTTTATGAAGATTGCATTTTATACGTACGTCGTCAGTTTGATCTTCATTTTAGCGGCGGCGTTGTTCCGAGAGACCAATCTACTTGTCGTCAGTAGCATCGCGGCTGCCTTAACATTCTTTATTAAGCGGCTCCTCATTCAAAAAGAGCGGCAAGATGCATTCAAATCGTTGATCGAACAATACGATGAAGCAAAAGAAGCCGTCTCCTTGTCACAGAGTGAGGCGCAAGCCATCGAAGTTTTTTTAAGTCAGTGTGAACAATTGAATCACTACGATGAAGGATATGTCGAGTTCAGATTGTTCGATCGTATACTCTACTTTGATTTGAAGACACGTCAACCAATCGATCGACCAGTCGTATACGCACTACTCGACATCAGTCAACCGAATGACCCCGTCCTCGACTATGAGATGCGATTTGAATGGGATGCCTCACTTTCCGATGCTTTCCATAATGACTATCATAGCTTCGTCTCTGTCCGCTCGGAAGAAATAGAAGGAATTCGTACATGGATTGTCATGACCGGCGAGCCGGTTTATGGATATCCAAAAATCATTCAGCAGGAAATCATCAAACTCTTAAAGTCGTTCAATCGGACCATCAGTCGGTGTCATGAACGAGACCGTCTCTATACCGAGAGCCGGACGGATAGTTTGACGCTTCTCGCAAATGCACGCGCATTTTATGAATATGGGATTCAACAAATATCCGATATTTCGATGTATCCGATTTCGGTCGCCATGCTCGATATTGATTTCTTCAAAAAAATCAATGATACGTATGGACATCAAGTCGGTGACCACGTGTTACAAGAATTCGGGCGACGAATTCGACAAGTACTTCGTACAGATGATTTTGCCGCACGATATGGCGGTGAAGAATTCATTTTACTCCTCAACCAGTGTGATATGACCCAAGCGATTGAAGTCGCAGAGCGCATTCGTCACCAAATCGAAGCAAAACCATTTTGTGTCGACCAACACGAAATTTCTGTGACCACGTCGATTGGAGTCGATACGATTGAAGCGTTCGGGAATAAGCGTCTAGATGATACGATTCGAAACGCAGACCGCGCGCTGTATGTCGGCGGAAAATATGCGGGTCGCAACCGCGTGGCGCACTTCAACAATTTAACGACGTAAACTCCCCTTTCTCACATCGAATTGGGGAGTTTTTAAGTTGACAAGCGGATTCGAAACAGGTACGTTAAGGAACGTGTTTGATAATGGAATAGACTAACTTTTTATCGAGAGAGACGGAGGGACTGGCCCTATGAAGTCTCGGCAGCGGGTAACCTGTGCCAAATCCAGCGGGCGTATTGCTCGAAAGATGAAAAGGGTATTTCGCACGAAGGACCTTTTTCTCAGAAAAGGGTCCTTTTTATTTTTAGTGAGGTGATTATTTTGGAACAACCAACAGCAAACAAATGGGCACTCTTGCCGTTACTCGTCTTCTTACTCTTCTTCATCGGAGCGGGTGTCTATTACGGGGACTTTTATAAGTTTCCGGTCCTCGTTGCGGCCATCATCGCCTTGATGGTTGCAGCATTCATGACAAAAGGAAATGCTACCCAAACCGTCGAACGCATCGCTCAAGGAGCCGGCAATCCGGGAATCATCATTATGATTTTTATCTTCTTACTGGCCGGCGCATTTTCAACCGTCGCTGAATCAATCGGCGCCATCGATGCAACGGTCAACGCTGCGTTGACTCTCTTACCACCATCGCTTCTTTTAAGCGGGCTCTTCGTCATTGCCGCTTTCATCTCCATGGCGATGGGAACGTCGACCGGGACGATTGCTGCACTTGCACCAATCGCTCTCGGTATACATGAAGAGAGTGGTGTCAACGTCGCCATCGCTGCGGCAGCGGTCGTCGGGGGTGCGATGTTCGGGGATAACCTCTCGTTCATCTCAGATACGACCATCGCTGCTGTGCGGACACAACGGACGAATATGCGTGATAAGTTCCGAACGAACTTCTGGATTGTGTTACCGGCCGCAATCATCACGACCATTTTACTCGCCGTCTTATCGAACGGTGAATCGACTGTCGATGTCGCTGCATTTGAGTGGTATAAACTGATTCCGTATCTCGCGGTGATCGGACTAGCGTTAACAGGACTGAACGTCATTCTCGTTTTGTTAGGTGGGATTACGCTCACGGGTATCATTGGTCTACTTGACGGAAGCTTATCTGTGACAGCGTTTGTGACAGCCATTGCGGACGGAATGATCGGCATGGCCGAAATCTCGTTCTTGACGTTACTCATGGGCGGACTTGTCGGACTCATTTCACATAACGGCGGTCTCGCATATTTACGTGATGCCTTGACGTCACGCATCCAAAAACGGGCCGGTGCTGAATGGAGTATCGCCGGTCTTGTCAGTGCGACAAACGTGGCGACGGCGAACAACACGATTTCGATTCTCGTAGCCGGACCGCTTGCAGCGAACATCGCAGACGAATATGACATCGAACGGAAAAAGTCTGCTAGCGTGCTCGACATCTTCTCGTGCGGCGTACAAGGGATTCTCCCATACGGAGCACAACTCCTCATTGCCGCAGAGTTGACGGAGACGGCATCGCCTGACCTCGTCCCGTTCATGTTCTATCCGTTCCTCCTCTTTATTTGCGGAGGGATTGCCATTGCTTTCAACTTCCCGCGCTTTAAAAAACAGTCATAAGCGAAAACACCCCTTTCTCAAAGGGGTGTTTGTCGTTTGGTCACCATCTCTTGTTTCAATTGCTCGTTCCGTTTCTTGAACGCCCGTCGCTTGAGCACTTCCTCAAGTCCTCGACTGATGGCCCATAGTATGACTAAGAGCAGACCGAGCATCGACAAGCGAAACGGGCTTTGAATAAATTCTTCCCACTGGTCTCCGATGACAGAGAAAATGACGACGACGAGCAGTTTACCAAATCCCGCTGCTAATATGAACGTACGGAGCTTCATTTGGATGAGCGCCAGTAAATAGGTAATCAAACTGACCGGGATGAACGGGAGTGAATATAAGAACCCGAGCGAAATCGGGCTCATGTGATTAATTCGTTCTAACCAATATACCGCCGTCTTATGCTTCTCAAGCCATCGTGTCATCGGTTTTCGGAAGATGTACCGGACGGCCGCGAAGACGACAATCGTTCCGAGAAGACTCCCGATCCACGACAAGAGAACACCTAACAAAAAGCCATATGTCGCCGCATTCGCAGAAATGATTAAGACGAGTGGCAGAAAAGGGAAGATTGCTTCTAAAAATGGAGCACCAAGACCAGCCCAAGGACCACCAGGCAAACTCTGAAGCCACTCAATCAATTGGATAATGTACTGTTGGAGAGAAGTGAGCATAGTCGTTCCACCTTCAACTTTCGTTACTACTCTATTACCCGAATTCGATTTAGAAGACGCATCTCCCTGCATTCATCAAAAAAAATTAAAAACCATTTGCGAAAATCCGTCGTGATATTTATCATATAATAATGGACTTGTGGTTGCAGGCAAGTCTATTCGTCGAACGACACAACCCAACGTTCGTTTTCCTGCAAAAAACTGAACACAGGGGAGCAACATAACATGGAAACAAAACCAATGCGGGTCTTGCTGTACTATAAGTACGTCAATATCGAAGACCCAGAAACACTCACGCAAGAACATTTGAAGTATTGTAAAGATCTCGGTATTAAAGGGCGTATCCTGATTTCTTCTGAAGGAATCAACGGAACGTGCTCCGGTACATGGGAACAAACCGAGCAATACATGAATGATTTGAAAGCAAGCCCACTCTTCAGCGATATTGAGTTTAAAATCGATGAAGTCGAAGAGCATGCCTTCAAGAAAATTTTTGTTCGTCACAAGAAAGAACTCGTGACGTGGCGCTTTGATGGTGAGTTTGATGTGCCGAAACAACACGGAGCATACCTAGAACCAGCAGAATGGAAAGAGATGATGAACCGTGATGATGTCGTCATCCTCGATGTTCGTAACAACTACGAGTACGAACTTGGTCGCTTTAAAAATGCAATCAAAATTGATGTAGAGGCTTCACGTTACATGCCGGAATGGCTTGAAGAGAACAAGGACCTCTACGAAGGGAAAACTCTTCTCACATACTGTACCGGCGGCGTCCGTTGCGAGAAATTTACAGCATATATGCGTGACCAAGGTCACGATAACATTTTCCACTTAAAAGGTGGTGTCGCGATGTATGGAAAAGACGAAGCGACAAAAGGAGAGAACTGGGACGGTGAGCTTTATGTCTTCGATGAGCGCATCAACGTCCCTGTCAACTCGGTGAACCCATCTGTCGTCTCACATTGCATGCATTGCGGGACAGAAACGGTTCGTTACGTTAATTGTGCCAACCCGGAGTGCAACGTTCAACATTTCTGTTGTGAAGAGTGTGAACCGAAACAAATGCGTTCATGCTCAAAAGAGTGTCAAGAACACCCACGCAACCGTTATATCATCGACAATATTGCAGAGAAACTTCAGGAAACTGAAGGAGTAGTCGGGTAACAAAAATCGACCAAAAGGTGTCACGGATGACTCATCCGCGGCACCTTTTTTGACGAAATCTTAACGTATAATCTGAGACGCTTTCGGGTATAGTGAAGGTACTATGTCAGACAGGAAGTGAATACTTGCATGTTTAACGAACCTTTACTCGCTGCGATTCTTGCTTGGTTTATCGCCCAAGCGGCCAAACTCGTAACTGAACTCATTAAAACACGAGATTTTGAAATTGAAATCATGTTCGCTTCAGGCGGCATGCCGAGTTCACACTCATCTACTGTCGTTGCTCTCGCTACGGCAATCGGTCGTGCAGAAGGGATTGACTCGAGTATGTTCGCACTCGCCGTCGTCTTTGCGACAATCGTCATGTATGATGCTACCGGAGTTCGCCAGGCGGTCGGGTTCCAAGCTCGTCTCTTGAATGACTACTTTAAGGGGATCAAACATGAAACCCCGCTCTTGAATGAGCTCGTCGGACATACGCCGTTCCAAGTCATCATCGGGGCTTTACTCGGCCTTGTCGTTGGATTGTTTTTTCCCATTTAATCGTTAAAGGTATGTCATTTCTCACACTCTCGATTCTTTTTGTGAAGTTTCACAAAGAAGACGGTATACTCAGAGTGAGGAGGAATCGACATGCCTTTTTTGCAGAAATCATATGAATCACTCGATACACTCGCCGAAGCGATTGGCCAAGCGATTCGAGCACCTATTACGATTGAAAATCGCTATCACCAATTACTCGCCTATAGTACCCATCCCGACTCGACCGACCCGGCCAGAATCGCGACCATTATCGGTCGTCGTGTACCTGAAGCCGTGATCGAAGATTTATGGGAGAGTGGTATTTTAAGAGAAGTCATCGTCCAAGATGAACCCGTTGTCATCCCAGCGCGGCTCTCCATCGGTCTCGGGGAACGCGCGGCAATCGTCATCAAACAACATGATGAAGTACTCGGCTATATTTGGAGTTTAGCTCGCACAAATCCGTTCACCAATCAAGAGTTGGCAATTCTACAAGAAGGAGCGACAATCGCCAAGAAACTACTCATGACAATTGCGATGCACGAACGTCGTATCAGTGCCGAGCTTGAACGTTTTTTATTAGATGTCCTTGCTTCCTCGTCGCTCTCCGATTCTAATCGCGAAAGATTGAATGAACTCGCACCTATCGCGGTCGCGAGTCGTCTAACAATCATCGAATGTACCCAACCGATCACCCCTCAACTCGCTGAGCGTCTTCATTATGTGCTCGCAACTCAAGAGGCAATCGAAGTCGTTTTACATGCCATCGATGGTCAGCAGTTACTCGTCTGGCACTATATGAAGTCTGAGCTGTCCGATGAAGAGACGGAATTATTAGCTTGGGCGGAACGGTTCGAACAGTTACTTCAAGACAAATTTATCGAATCCGAACCACGACTCGGAATCAGTCGACGCTTTTTTGAGAGTGACATGTTATACGACGCAGCCGAAGAAGCAAGACGCGTCACGACATTGCGTCGCAAGTTCCCTCTCGAACTCTCGACTTCCCGTGCTTTCGAACAGATTGGAATTTATCAACTTGTCCCAGAGCTCGCACGGCGCATCGGGCTCCGACTTGAAACCCATCCGACCATCGAGCGGTTGCAACATTACGATTCGTCCCATCAGACCGAACTTGTGACGACACTCGAATGGTATTTTTATTTCGAAGGCAATGTTAAGCGAGTCGCATCCCACCTACACATCCATCCGAATACCGTCCTATACCGGATTCGACGCATCGAAGAGTTGACGAATATCACTCAAGTGTCATTACCGGAACGAGCTATGATTTATTTGGCCATCAAAGCTGGTCAATATCGATTAGAAGACTAGACGTTCGCTTTGTGTTTTTTCACAAAGCGAACGTCTTCGTTTTTAGAATCCATGATAAAGACAGCGCTTTCAATTGGATTTATACTAGGGGTGTGAACAATTTGTGTCAACGGAATGAAAGGGGAATGTTCCATGAAAATCGGGGTATTAAAAGAGATTAAAAACAACGAAAATCGGGTGGCATTAACACCGATGGGTTCATTTATGCTAACAGAGCTTGGTCATGACGTAGTCGTCGAAACGAACGCCGGACTCGGTAGTGGATTCACGAATATGGAGTATATCGATGCAGGTGCAACAATCGTCGAAACAGCGAAAGAAGTATGGGAAGGCGTCGAACTCGCACTTAAAGTAAAAGAGCCGCAGCCGTCGGAATATCAATATTTCCGTTCTGATTTGACGCTCTTCACGTATTTACACCTCGCGGCGGAGCCAGAGTTAACGAAAGCGCTCGTCGATTCAGGTATAACAGCGATTGCGTATGAGACAGTAGAGGTCGATCGGACGTTACCACTTCTCACACCAATGAGTGAAGTGGCAGGTCGGATGGCTGCCCAAATCGGAGCACAAATCCTTGAAAAACCTCACGGTGGGAAAGGAATTTTAATGTCAGGATTACCAGGCGTGCCTCGTGCGAATGTTACCGTCATCGGGGGCGGTGTCGTCGGAACGAACGCGGCCCGCATCGCAATCGGTCTCGGCGCAAGCGTTACGCTGATGGACATTAGCCCTGCTCGTCTTCGTCAAATCGATGACTTGTTTGGAAATACCATCAACACGTTAATCTCAAATAAATATAATATCGCCAAACGAGTGGCTGAGAGTGACCTCGTCATCGGGGCTGTCCTCATTCCAGGAGCGAAAGCACCTAAGCTTGTCACAGAAGAAATGGTACAACGAATGTCACCAGGCTCTGTCATCGTAGACGTCGCGATCGACCAAGGAGGCATTTGTGAGACAATCGACCACATCACCACGCATGATGCACCGACGTATGAACGTTATGGTGTACAGCATTATGCCGTTGCTAACATGCCGGGAGCAGTACCACGCACATCAACAATGGGTCTGACGAACGCGACGATGCCATACATCATTGAATGTGCACAAAAAGGCGTATTCCAAGCACTTCTTGAAAATGGTTCACTTCTCAAAGGCTTAAACGTCATCAAAGGGACTGTCACATATGAAGCGGTCGCTCGTGATCTGGAATATCCGTTCGTTCCTGCTCATGAAGCGGTCGCAAAACAAACACAAGCATAAATCTAAGGCAACGAGATGCCCGTTCTCGTTGCTTTTTTGTTATAAATGAAAGAAGGAATCGGACGAATTCGTCCGATTCCTTCTTTCATTATGCATTCTCAACGGTGATGTCTTCCCCGATAATTTTCACTTCCGGTTCTAACTCCACTTCGAACTTTTCTTTGACGGTCGTTTGGACGTGACGAATGAGCGAGATGTACTCTGTCGCTGTCGCCTCGTCAATATTGACGATAAATCCGGCGTGCTTGAGCGATACTTCTGCTCCTCCGATTCGCTTGCCCTGTAGACCTGATTCCTGAATCAACTTGCCGGCAAAATAGCCAGGTGGGCGTTTAAATACACTGCCGCATGAAGGATACTCCAGCGGTTGCTTCGATTCACGTTTATATGTCAAATCGTCCATCACTTCTTTGATCACTTCGTAGTTCTTCGGTTCGAGTTCGAACGTCGCTTCTAATACGATCAATCCCTCTTTAGATACACGACTCGTCCGGTAATCAAGTTCCAGTTCGTTTTTTGACAAATGAAGTACTTGGCCTTCCGGTGTCAATACCGTCGCAGACGTAATGACGTCTTTCGTCTCTCCTCCGTATGCACCAGCATTCATATAGACCGCACCACCAACCGTTCCAGGAATACCACAAGCAAACTCAAGACCAGACAAGCTCTCTGCAAGTGCTTGACGAGAAACATCGATAATCGCTGCTCCAGCTTGTGCAATCATTTGATCGCCATCACGACGAATCGTGTTTAATTCATTCAAATTTAAAACGATTCCGCGGATTCCCCCATCCCGGACAATCAAGTTTGAACCGAACCCAAGAACCATAAATGGCATCGCTTCCTGATGGGCTAGTTCTAAAACGGCCTGTACTTCTTCGTACGTATGTGGTGCTACGAAGTAATCTGCCTTTCCACCTAGTTTTGTATACGTGTGCGCCGACAATGGCTCGTCTTGAAGGACGCGCTCGGTCGGAATGATACTTTGAAGTTGCTGTAAAAAGCTCATGCGTTCACTCAATCCTTTACGTTCTATTTAATCAGTGTTCGGTCCCATTTCATTCATCCCGAGCACGTCCCTGAATGGTTTCAGTACGAAACACAGTATACAAATGATTACCGGGCGTGACAAGCAACGTTTTTCTTACAAATTAGCAATTAGTTTATAACAATAGTGATGTGGCCATAGCAACTACAATGGGGATTGTAAAGTTATCCCAATCTCGATACGATATCGCTTCTGTCAGCGTTGCAATGATGGAAATAATAAACCCATAAGTTACCACTTGCCACATCACGATATCATTCCACAAAAACAATAAAAATAAGACCGCATATGAACTAAGGAACATCGCGACACTTCCTTGGAAGGAACGCTTTTGGCCGTATAAGTCATAAGTGATTGTGCCGTATTTCCGTCCGATGAGTGCAGCCATCCCGTCTCCCCATGCGAGAACGAGTGAACCGGCTAAAAAAGCAATCGGCTCTGACTCAAAGAAAAAATAGAGGATAACGAGTAACGCGATTGGATAATAAACTGTCCCGAGCGACTTTCTTTCCGTTTGATGTACCGGCGATGGACTTTTGTATAACAAGATCGCGTTCGCAAAGGTAAAAAAGATAAGCGGGACTGCCGCAACGTACCATGACTCTAATAACCAAATCGCTAAAAGAGACCAGTGCCCGACTGCGATATGTACACTTTTTCGAATTGTTTCATCTGTCCATCCAAGACGTTTCCCAACTTGTTCGAGTCCTACGAGAAATACGAGGACGACCACGATCGAAAGAATTGAACTAATCCATTCATTCATTGCTTGACCACCTTTATGTACAGAGTGTATATGATACCGTCATTATACCTTAATCGGTGCCCATCCTAGCTTACTTTTCAAACATTTGGTAGAATGAGGTCAAATGACTGTATAGCCAACGTACGATGTTGGCGATAGAAAGGGTGGCCGTATGCGCGACGCAACTTCAATTCAAACTTTGGCAGATTGCCTTCATTTTATGCAGGTCGGAGAAATCGAGCGAGCCATCGCCCTCTTCCCCGAGGACGTACGTGAGCACTTTCCAAAAGAGCTTCGAAAAATCCACTTGTTTCATATTGAAAAGAACGGCTTATCAATCAACCAAATCGTCGCACTTGCGAACGCATTGACCGGAGAACATCTCTCTGCGACGACAATTCAAAACTGGACGAAGCGTGAAGTCCGGAAAATCATCGGTGTCCCACGAATCGGTAAAAAGTATTCCTTGCATCAAGCGGCAATCATTTATCTCCTTGATGACTTGAAACACCTTTTTTCACTGGAAGAGACGAGTTCCTTGTTGGCGCTCATCTTCAACAACCCTGACCGGGACGAAGACGACTTCATCACCCCGATTGATTTCTATCGTCTGTATGCGGAATATGCGAAGTCCACAAGCCCGATCGATCTTCTCGATACGCGGGCAAAACGTTCACTTGAAAAGACGAAATATACCCATCCGAATATCGTCCACGTTTTGAAGCTCTGTCTATACGCACATCGGGTGACGACACTCGAACTCGAGGCGAAGCACTATTTAAACCGCTTCATTTGATGAAGCGGTTTTGTCGTGGCATCAAAAAAGCACCGGTCCCCTCGACCGGTGCTCGTCATTTTTATGAGACAGATACTGCAAGCGGCATCCGCGATTTAACCGTTAACGTCTTTAAAACAGAAAGAAGTTCGAACATGGATAGTTGGTCTGCTTCTTTCGTTAGGCAGAACGTATCATTTTCTTGTTTCCGTAGCTCGGCGACAAGCTTACCTGCTTTGTCTCGGACACTGAACTTATGACGTTCCACATCGTATTGAATCGTGAAGAGTCCGCGTTCATAGACATTGTACTCACACTTTTTCCCGAATAACGAGAACTTATCTTTCAATTGACCGATCGCCTGCCCGTCATGGTTCATCACGACCCATTT encodes:
- the trhO gene encoding oxygen-dependent tRNA uridine(34) hydroxylase TrhO, which gives rise to METKPMRVLLYYKYVNIEDPETLTQEHLKYCKDLGIKGRILISSEGINGTCSGTWEQTEQYMNDLKASPLFSDIEFKIDEVEEHAFKKIFVRHKKELVTWRFDGEFDVPKQHGAYLEPAEWKEMMNRDDVVILDVRNNYEYELGRFKNAIKIDVEASRYMPEWLEENKDLYEGKTLLTYCTGGVRCEKFTAYMRDQGHDNIFHLKGGVAMYGKDEATKGENWDGELYVFDERINVPVNSVNPSVVSHCMHCGTETVRYVNCANPECNVQHFCCEECEPKQMRSCSKECQEHPRNRYIIDNIAEKLQETEGVVG
- a CDS encoding divergent PAP2 family protein; translation: MNTCMFNEPLLAAILAWFIAQAAKLVTELIKTRDFEIEIMFASGGMPSSHSSTVVALATAIGRAEGIDSSMFALAVVFATIVMYDATGVRQAVGFQARLLNDYFKGIKHETPLLNELVGHTPFQVIIGALLGLVVGLFFPI
- a CDS encoding PucR family transcriptional regulator; this translates as MPFLQKSYESLDTLAEAIGQAIRAPITIENRYHQLLAYSTHPDSTDPARIATIIGRRVPEAVIEDLWESGILREVIVQDEPVVIPARLSIGLGERAAIVIKQHDEVLGYIWSLARTNPFTNQELAILQEGATIAKKLLMTIAMHERRISAELERFLLDVLASSSLSDSNRERLNELAPIAVASRLTIIECTQPITPQLAERLHYVLATQEAIEVVLHAIDGQQLLVWHYMKSELSDEETELLAWAERFEQLLQDKFIESEPRLGISRRFFESDMLYDAAEEARRVTTLRRKFPLELSTSRAFEQIGIYQLVPELARRIGLRLETHPTIERLQHYDSSHQTELVTTLEWYFYFEGNVKRVASHLHIHPNTVLYRIRRIEELTNITQVSLPERAMIYLAIKAGQYRLED
- the ald gene encoding alanine dehydrogenase, giving the protein MKIGVLKEIKNNENRVALTPMGSFMLTELGHDVVVETNAGLGSGFTNMEYIDAGATIVETAKEVWEGVELALKVKEPQPSEYQYFRSDLTLFTYLHLAAEPELTKALVDSGITAIAYETVEVDRTLPLLTPMSEVAGRMAAQIGAQILEKPHGGKGILMSGLPGVPRANVTVIGGGVVGTNAARIAIGLGASVTLMDISPARLRQIDDLFGNTINTLISNKYNIAKRVAESDLVIGAVLIPGAKAPKLVTEEMVQRMSPGSVIVDVAIDQGGICETIDHITTHDAPTYERYGVQHYAVANMPGAVPRTSTMGLTNATMPYIIECAQKGVFQALLENGSLLKGLNVIKGTVTYEAVARDLEYPFVPAHEAVAKQTQA
- the murB gene encoding UDP-N-acetylmuramate dehydrogenase, which gives rise to MSFLQQLQSIIPTERVLQDEPLSAHTYTKLGGKADYFVAPHTYEEVQAVLELAHQEAMPFMVLGFGSNLIVRDGGIRGIVLNLNELNTIRRDGDQMIAQAGAAIIDVSRQALAESLSGLEFACGIPGTVGGAVYMNAGAYGGETKDVITSATVLTPEGQVLHLSKNELELDYRTSRVSKEGLIVLEATFELEPKNYEVIKEVMDDLTYKRESKQPLEYPSCGSVFKRPPGYFAGKLIQESGLQGKRIGGAEVSLKHAGFIVNIDEATATEYISLIRHVQTTVKEKFEVELEPEVKIIGEDITVENA
- a CDS encoding diacylglycerol/polyprenol kinase family protein, giving the protein MNEWISSILSIVVVLVFLVGLEQVGKRLGWTDETIRKSVHIAVGHWSLLAIWLLESWYVAAVPLIFFTFANAILLYKSPSPVHQTERKSLGTVYYPIALLVILYFFFESEPIAFLAGSLVLAWGDGMAALIGRKYGTITYDLYGQKRSFQGSVAMFLSSYAVLFLLFLWNDIVMWQVVTYGFIISIIATLTEAISYRDWDNFTIPIVVAMATSLLL
- a CDS encoding DUF1836 domain-containing protein, translated to MRDATSIQTLADCLHFMQVGEIERAIALFPEDVREHFPKELRKIHLFHIEKNGLSINQIVALANALTGEHLSATTIQNWTKREVRKIIGVPRIGKKYSLHQAAIIYLLDDLKHLFSLEETSSLLALIFNNPDRDEDDFITPIDFYRLYAEYAKSTSPIDLLDTRAKRSLEKTKYTHPNIVHVLKLCLYAHRVTTLELEAKHYLNRFI